Proteins found in one Macrobrachium nipponense isolate FS-2020 chromosome 4, ASM1510439v2, whole genome shotgun sequence genomic segment:
- the LOC135211311 gene encoding zinc finger BED domain-containing protein 5-like has product MLHLLWSVDTVASIEKLAVKKMPSDLKETLNEVIKIEFWAGCIKKNQTECLPNCHTFLKDNLQEYFPKQSDPLTWLRNSFMDEDNGMKQNLSVTEKEQLTDISTDLTLKTKYKDSLLPFWINLLHEYPELSKRALKHFMAFATTNMCEAAFSIYVATKNKYRSKLDAAPDMRLQLTNIVPDLMVFVARSKLTHHIKKSSPDLYIYGFPKGAFENRDSTSKLAIIKPES; this is encoded by the exons ATGTTGCACCTGCTGTGGAGCGTAGACACTGTTGCCTCCATAGAGAAGCTAGCTGTGAAAAAGATGCCAAGTGATCTAAAAGAGACACTTAATGAAGTAATCAAG ATTGAGTTCTGGGCTGGCTGTATAAAGAAAAACCAGACAGAGTGCTTGCCAAATTGCCATACATTCCTGAAAGATAATTTACAAGAGTACTTTCCAAAACAATCAGACCCTCTGACATGGCTGCGCAACTCATTCATGGATGAGGATAATGGGATGAAGCAGAATCTGTCAGTGACTGAAAAAGAACAGCTTACTGACATTTCAACTGACCTAACTTTGAAAACCAAATACAAggactctctccttcctttctggATAAACCTGTTGCATGAGTATCCAGAATTATCTAAACGAGCATTGAAACATTTTATGGCCTTTGCAACAACAAACATGTGTGAAGCAGCTTTCTCTATTTATGTtgcaactaaaaataaatacCGAAGCAAGTTGGATGCTGCACCTGATATGCGTCTACAGTTAACAAACATAGTTCCAGATTTGATGGTCTTTGTAGCCAGAAGCAAGCTCACCCATCACATTAAAAAAAG TTCCCCCGACCTCTATATCTATGGGTTCCCCAAGGGGGCATTtgagaatcgagattccacatcaaaactggcCATTATTAAACCAGAGTCATGA